The following proteins are encoded in a genomic region of Bernardetia sp. MNP-M8:
- a CDS encoding FAD:protein FMN transferase: MLYRRATKLMGNGFEIALQSQDKIWANTQIDVAIDEIKRIERLLTTFAEDSITNQINNNAGIKPIQIPDEVFQLIARCQRISDLTQGAFDISYGGFDKRFWNFDLSMKELPSVENAKQAVRLINYQNIILDKENQSVFLKNKGMRIGFGGIGKGYAAEKAKQILKANGVESGFVNAAGDLTTWGFQENGKPWTIGIADPNQGKKLFSSLNITNTSVATSGNYEKFVMIKGKRYSHTIDPKTGFPVSGIKSVTIITANAELADALATPITVMGIKTGLHLINQMKGVGCLIIDDNNKLFLSKNITIDP, translated from the coding sequence ATGTTATATCGTCGTGCTACAAAATTAATGGGAAATGGTTTTGAAATCGCACTACAAAGCCAAGATAAAATATGGGCAAATACACAAATAGATGTCGCCATTGATGAAATTAAGCGAATAGAAAGGTTGCTTACAACATTTGCCGAAGATAGTATTACTAACCAAATCAATAATAACGCTGGTATAAAACCTATTCAAATACCTGATGAGGTGTTTCAATTAATAGCTCGTTGTCAAAGAATTTCTGATTTAACACAGGGTGCTTTTGATATTAGTTATGGTGGTTTTGACAAACGATTTTGGAATTTTGATCTTTCTATGAAAGAATTGCCATCGGTAGAAAATGCCAAACAAGCTGTTCGATTAATCAATTATCAGAATATCATTTTGGATAAAGAAAATCAAAGTGTTTTTCTTAAAAATAAAGGAATGCGAATTGGTTTTGGAGGTATAGGCAAAGGATATGCAGCCGAAAAAGCAAAACAGATTTTAAAAGCCAATGGTGTAGAAAGTGGATTTGTAAATGCTGCTGGCGACCTTACTACTTGGGGTTTTCAAGAAAATGGAAAACCATGGACAATTGGAATTGCTGACCCCAATCAAGGCAAAAAACTCTTTTCTTCATTGAATATAACCAATACTTCTGTGGCTACTTCTGGGAATTATGAAAAGTTTGTGATGATTAAAGGCAAACGTTACTCCCATACCATAGACCCCAAAACTGGTTTTCCCGTATCAGGAATCAAGAGTGTAACCATAATAACAGCAAATGCAGAATTAGCAGATGCTTTAGCAACGCCTATTACTGTAATGGGAATAAAAACAGGATTACATTTAATCAATCAAATGAAAGGTGTAGGTTGCCTTATTATTGACGATAACAACAAACTTTTTTTATCAAAAAACATAACTATTGACCCATGA
- a CDS encoding DUF4266 domain-containing protein, producing the protein MKRFMILAVGLFCLASCTSVKEYQKSKINDAEMSLTARPSEKNEQNFQLYREGASGANGGKTSGGCGCN; encoded by the coding sequence ATGAAGAGATTTATGATTTTAGCAGTAGGTTTATTCTGCCTAGCAAGCTGTACGAGCGTAAAAGAATACCAAAAATCTAAAATTAATGATGCTGAAATGTCTTTGACAGCCAGACCATCAGAAAAAAACGAACAAAATTTTCAATTATATCGTGAAGGCGCATCAGGAGCTAATGGTGGAAAAACCAGTGGTGGTTGTGGATGCAATTAA
- a CDS encoding DUF3570 domain-containing protein: MLKKTLSVAALCFMLASESLVAQNTETDTTTYQSRKLKLEEINFVTGYYQQDGNNAAVTGGVGNEHLTDVANTFNISLSKYDKKQLKHAVNLDFGIDVYTSASSDQIDPSTISSASSGDVRFYPSINYTILNEKKRYSFGGGLSYSGEYDYTSYGTNVHFSKWSKDNNKELSLKASVFLDQWKVILPIELRYLGYNEGTSRNSYNFGLIYYRVINKNFQMAFLADFAYQEGLLGTKFHRVYFDDNSVKTETLPTTRTKIPLGIRANYYLGDNIVLRGFYRYYWDNWDIKSNTMSLELSYKITPFISLAPSYRFYNQTETKYFAPYQSHNPTETFYTSDYDLSKFNSNMYGLNLRFSNLHDKTFLKRLNVIELRYSYYDRNTALKAHSITLSINYK, from the coding sequence ATGTTAAAAAAGACATTATCAGTAGCTGCTTTATGCTTTATGTTAGCTTCTGAATCGCTCGTTGCTCAAAATACAGAAACAGACACTACAACGTATCAGTCTCGTAAATTGAAGCTTGAAGAAATAAATTTTGTTACAGGTTATTATCAACAAGATGGAAATAATGCTGCTGTAACAGGTGGAGTTGGCAATGAGCATCTAACAGATGTAGCTAATACATTCAATATTAGCTTATCCAAATATGATAAAAAACAACTCAAACATGCAGTAAATCTTGATTTTGGAATAGATGTATATACTTCTGCATCATCTGATCAAATAGACCCTAGCACCATTTCATCTGCTTCAAGTGGAGATGTTAGATTTTATCCTTCAATTAATTACACTATTTTGAATGAGAAAAAAAGGTATTCCTTTGGAGGTGGCTTATCCTATTCTGGAGAGTATGATTATACATCGTATGGTACAAATGTGCATTTTTCAAAATGGAGTAAAGACAATAATAAGGAATTATCATTAAAAGCCTCTGTATTTTTAGATCAATGGAAGGTTATTTTGCCTATTGAACTAAGATATTTAGGATATAATGAGGGAACAAGCCGTAATTCGTATAATTTTGGATTGATTTATTATAGGGTTATCAATAAAAATTTTCAAATGGCATTTTTAGCTGATTTTGCTTATCAAGAAGGATTATTGGGTACAAAATTTCATAGAGTATATTTTGATGATAACAGCGTAAAAACTGAAACTCTGCCAACTACTAGAACAAAAATTCCTTTAGGAATTAGAGCAAATTATTATTTAGGTGATAATATAGTTCTACGAGGTTTTTACAGATATTATTGGGATAACTGGGATATTAAATCCAATACAATGAGTTTAGAGTTAAGCTATAAAATCACACCTTTTATTTCTTTAGCTCCTTCTTATAGATTTTATAATCAGACAGAAACTAAATATTTTGCTCCTTATCAAAGTCATAATCCAACAGAAACATTTTATACAAGTGATTATGATTTATCTAAATTCAATAGTAATATGTACGGATTGAATTTAAGATTTTCTAATCTGCACGACAAAACATTTTTGAAAAGATTAAATGTCATAGAACTAAGGTATAGTTATTATGATCGCAACACGGCTTTAAAAGCCCATAGTATAACCTTATCTATAAATTATAAATAA
- a CDS encoding histidine kinase, translating into MKNYLTIALFSLFAILSSCTETQEEPSTQQLINEIDEVVPQASKQDDQTLFWKNMLNKDRYASNTVAKSIINFRIGLSFYPSNLDSSDVYMTKALILVENVEGFAKVKAQVYNGLAVNAGHRGNYFLSSFYSNKAVSIVDASPSGIPVRRKVRVYLYAAQNHHHIGLKESSYELAKKAAVYIDSLSEDDRLKVMIYIELSSTSIFQKINNDSIFYYLEKIAQYSTSAEYDAIYYANKALFFEQNEQFDSAIVYRQKSIELLQNELKDKYNTPPNMYTSYCALLQNRIHIEKMVETDSIMSKLSEIEKEFPTYLDVSHYLMFEEIMMNYYYKTKNLEKYHEATKKFQKLTEEKQQKAELQAKEEMHTMYQLEENKRAIKNLNQSVEITESELQKTKYFLAITILVILIILAILAILYYRQKSRKLQQEYEKVILEQKLLRTQMEPHFIFNTLSTLQSLIRFQEPKKAIDYLNRFSRLLRSNLELSRQEMISLEDEIETMDNYLSLQQARFEDYFTYQIQVPHELEIDALFIPPMLIQPFVENSILHGFDGEKEWNIEIKITELTATKQLQIEIIDNGVGIHTNPKKKHKSLSGEIAKERLEILSKKYKIPTDYQIFSEQGKGTTVCLKLPIIDGFQQN; encoded by the coding sequence ATGAAAAACTATCTCACTATCGCTTTATTCAGCCTTTTTGCTATACTATCTTCTTGTACGGAAACTCAAGAAGAACCTTCTACACAACAACTCATCAACGAAATAGATGAAGTTGTACCACAAGCATCTAAACAAGATGATCAAACACTATTTTGGAAAAACATGCTAAATAAGGATAGATATGCTTCTAATACAGTAGCCAAATCAATCATAAATTTTCGCATAGGACTAAGTTTCTATCCTTCAAATTTAGACAGCTCAGATGTTTACATGACAAAGGCTCTCATTTTAGTAGAAAATGTAGAAGGGTTTGCAAAAGTAAAAGCACAAGTTTATAATGGATTAGCTGTTAATGCTGGTCATAGAGGTAATTATTTTCTGTCATCTTTTTATTCTAATAAAGCTGTTTCTATAGTAGATGCTAGTCCCTCTGGTATTCCAGTTAGACGAAAAGTTCGTGTCTATTTGTATGCTGCACAAAACCACCATCATATAGGTCTTAAAGAAAGCTCTTATGAGCTAGCCAAAAAGGCAGCAGTTTATATAGATTCTCTATCTGAAGATGATAGGTTGAAAGTTATGATTTACATAGAACTTTCTTCTACTAGCATTTTTCAGAAAATAAATAATGATTCAATTTTCTATTATTTAGAAAAAATAGCGCAATACTCAACCTCGGCTGAATACGACGCAATTTATTATGCAAATAAGGCTCTCTTTTTCGAACAAAATGAACAATTTGATTCTGCTATAGTCTATCGTCAAAAATCCATAGAGCTTTTGCAAAACGAATTAAAAGATAAGTATAATACTCCTCCCAATATGTATACATCTTATTGTGCTCTCTTACAAAACAGAATACATATAGAAAAAATGGTCGAAACTGACAGTATAATGAGTAAACTCAGCGAAATAGAAAAAGAGTTTCCCACTTACTTAGATGTTTCACATTATTTGATGTTCGAAGAAATAATGATGAATTATTACTACAAAACAAAGAATTTGGAGAAATACCATGAAGCTACTAAAAAATTCCAAAAACTGACAGAAGAAAAACAGCAAAAAGCTGAACTACAAGCAAAAGAGGAAATGCATACAATGTATCAACTTGAAGAAAACAAGAGAGCTATAAAAAATCTAAATCAAAGTGTAGAAATAACAGAAAGTGAATTACAAAAAACAAAATATTTTCTCGCTATCACCATTTTAGTGATTTTAATAATACTGGCAATTTTAGCTATTCTTTATTATCGTCAAAAGAGTCGGAAACTACAACAAGAATATGAAAAAGTAATATTAGAGCAAAAACTTTTGCGTACTCAAATGGAGCCTCACTTTATTTTTAATACTCTTTCTACTCTGCAAAGTCTGATTCGTTTCCAAGAACCTAAAAAAGCTATCGATTACTTAAATCGTTTTAGTAGATTATTGCGAAGTAATTTAGAGTTGAGCCGACAAGAAATGATTTCTTTAGAAGATGAAATTGAAACAATGGACAATTACCTTAGCCTACAACAAGCCAGATTTGAAGACTACTTTACATATCAAATTCAAGTGCCTCATGAACTTGAAATAGATGCTTTATTTATTCCTCCTATGCTTATTCAACCTTTTGTGGAAAATAGTATTTTACATGGTTTTGATGGAGAAAAAGAATGGAATATAGAAATAAAAATAACTGAACTGACAGCAACCAAACAGTTACAGATAGAAATTATTGACAATGGAGTAGGAATACATACAAATCCAAAAAAGAAACATAAATCACTTTCTGGTGAGATTGCAAAAGAACGTTTAGAAATATTATCTAAAAAATACAAGATACCAACAGATTATCAAATCTTTTCAGAGCAAGGAAAAGGAACTACGGTCTGCCTGAAACTCCCTATTATTGATGGTTTTCAGCAAAATTGA